TGCTGCTTGTCAAGGTGGGTATAAATCTCCGTTGTAGCAATGCTTTCATGCCCCAAGAGCTCCTGAAGAGCCCTAATGTCAACCTTTCCGTACTTATACATAAGGGTGGCTGCAGTGTGTCTTAGCTTGTGGGTAGAGTATCTGTTGGGATCAAGGCCTGACATCTTTATAAACTTTTTAACAATATGCTGCACAGTAACCTTACTGATACGCTGTTTTCTTTCACTTAAAAACAGTGCATTTTTGTCCTTTACGCCGTCTACCTTACGAACATACTTATATGACTCGATAGCATCAAGACATGCCTTATTTAAAGGAATCATACGTTCTTTGTCGCCCTTACCGATGACAGTGAGGGTGTCATTTTTTATGTTATTTAAATTTATGCCTACAAGCTCCGATAGTCTCAAACCACAGTTTAAAAATAGTGTTATTATTGCAAAATCACGTTCTGAATATTCGCCGCTGACAGAGTCTAGAAGCTGCTTGCTTTCCTGAACGTTCAGGTAGCGGGGGAGACGCTTTACTATTTTGGGCGATTCCAGCTCACTTGCAGGATTCACCTCTAATAATTTTGCCTTATTAGTTATGTAATTGAAAAAGGACTTGAGGCTTGCAACCTTTCTAGCCCTTGCATGGGCTGAATTATCACGGCTATTGCTAACAAAAGACATAAACGAATAAAGATCGCTTAAATTAACTGTTTTGATAAGATCAATATCAATGTCGGTTATTGTGATTTTATCAAATTCATCCTTGTTTTTTTCTATATTTCTATGTATTTTTAAAAAACGGAAAAAAACTCTCAGGTCATAAAAGTATACCTGAATAGTATTTATAGATTTTCCCTTAATTGTCTGCATATAATTTAAGAAGTCCCTAAGGATTAAAGGCATTTCATAATCATTTATATTTTTCATTTGTATACCTCGGAATATAAGAATTTACTGCAATTATTAATCCACTACAATAATATTATAATAATTATCTAGCGTTTTCAATATAAAAGCCTTTAAAGCACAAACTTTAGAGGCTCTATTGTTATTAAATATAAACAAAAATATGCTTATATTTAAGTCAAATTCAAGACATTTAAACAACAACTTAATGTAATACGCAAGAGTTACTCATATTCCAGCCACTGGTCGGTATTTTTACGATGGAATTGCTGGGATAAATTAAACCCGTTACGTATAAATTTTCATTATATTCTATGTTGGACATATAAAAATCTGCTGATTTGATATATGGTCTTTTTGTCAATCCGAGATATTTTATTTACTCTATTGAATTAGCTTAGTTGAATAGATCCTTCTTTATTTTTAGAAGAAATACTGATAGAATATATTATGCTCACAGCCAACTAATTTTACAAATGACAAGGGGGAGCCATGAAGAATGATATGCTGAGATTAATTTTAAAATTGATTATATACATTTCATTTATTACTACCATGATAACAAATTCGTTTTTTTTAACATATGGAGATGGGCCCAATGGGGGACAATACAATGCCAAATTTACCACCATCATACCAGTAGTAGATGGTGTTGGAGGTGACAGTTGCTGGGATATGGGAGATTGGGCACCTATTGAAAGCCTGTGGCTGGGTCAGCAACCGTCAAAATCCGACTTAAGCGGGAGATACAAAATTTTGTGGACTAAGGAAAGATTGTATTTTTTAATTGAAATTGTAGATGATTTGATTTCAGATACCCACAACGATCCGCTTACAGACTACTATAAGGACGATACATTAGAAATATTTATTGATGAAGATGGTTCAGG
The genomic region above belongs to Pseudobacteroides sp. and contains:
- a CDS encoding tyrosine recombinase XerC, whose translation is MKNINDYEMPLILRDFLNYMQTIKGKSINTIQVYFYDLRVFFRFLKIHRNIEKNKDEFDKITITDIDIDLIKTVNLSDLYSFMSFVSNSRDNSAHARARKVASLKSFFNYITNKAKLLEVNPASELESPKIVKRLPRYLNVQESKQLLDSVSGEYSERDFAIITLFLNCGLRLSELVGINLNNIKNDTLTVIGKGDKERMIPLNKACLDAIESYKYVRKVDGVKDKNALFLSERKQRISKVTVQHIVKKFIKMSGLDPNRYSTHKLRHTAATLMYKYGKVDIRALQELLGHESIATTEIYTHLDKQQLKDAVDNNPLSNFSRK
- a CDS encoding sugar-binding protein encodes the protein MKNDMLRLILKLIIYISFITTMITNSFFLTYGDGPNGGQYNAKFTTIIPVVDGVGGDSCWDMGDWAPIESLWLGQQPSKSDLSGRYKILWTKERLYFLIEIVDDLISDTHNDPLTDYYKDDTLEIFIDEDGSGGDHRYSHNAFAYHISVKDFNAVDLNKIEGKKVELWVGKNSALIDNSIVLIDPTNKESAPFISKGRTYLPLRFVSECLGLKVNWNPELKEVQIHN